DNA sequence from the Rattus rattus isolate New Zealand chromosome 2, Rrattus_CSIRO_v1, whole genome shotgun sequence genome:
AACCACGTAAACAAAGCTGTCGGGGGAGCAGACACTCGGAGATCGGAGCTAACTTGCATTTCTGACGAACAGGGAATTGATTTCTCCCTGTAGGGTATTGTTGAGGAATTAATCAATCCTCTGATGTGTGAATTTTAAGAGTGGAGTTTAGCAGGGTTCTACAAATAGTGACAGCGCTGAGCCACGACCCGGCTCTCTTACGCGGCTTGGATGCTTCCGGGTGCCGCCCCACCCTTGGGCTCCACGTGGTGGGCAGCGTTCGGCGCAGGTCCTGCGTGGACTTCTCCAGAGTTGGGATGGAGGGTACCTCGGCCTGTGGTGAGTGGAGCTTGAATTGGTGGAGGGAGGGGCATCCGGGAGGGTCTGGGtgcagaaggggttgggggagatctGCGGGGGCGGTGAGGGACCTACGAGTACTTTGAGAGGTTGGCCATGTCAAAAGGGCCCTCTGACTGTCTCCTCTCAGGTGCCACTCGGTTCTCCTGCCCACCCCACTTCACGGCGATGTCTCCAGACTCGGATCCCCCCCGTTTCTCCTTGGAGGCGCTTACAGGTCCAGATACGGAAGTGTGGCTTATCCGAGCCCCTGCAGACTTCGCCCCACAATGGTGAGTGGTCGCTTCCAATACTGGGAGGATCCTCCCACCTCCTAGAGGCTGAACCCTCCGGGGGCTGAACTCACACACCGTAGACCGTGAACCATAACTTTAGACGGCTTTTTTGAAaattcgagacagggtttctctgtgttgtctcGAActcagaatctgcctgcctctgcctctgcctctggagcgcgggattaaaggcgtgtgccaccactgggcAAGATGGCATTTCTGAGCAACCTGGAAATACtgctctgggttgttttgagacggtcttattctgtagcccagggtagTTTCTAAGAACCAGCATTCACCAGCTTCAGTTTCCTGAGAATTGGGTTTAAAAGTGGATGTCACAGGctctttgttttagaaaatctTTCGTAAAAGATTTATGTATAGAAGCACTCTGTTTGCTTGTGTGCTTGCATGATAGAAGAGCTCATCagacaggagagggcatcagatcccattatagatggttgtgagccactctggttgctgggaactcagacctctggatgagcaggcACTGCTCCCAACCGCTGCTGAGCCAATTCCACCAGCTTTGGAGACCCTTATATCCCATGTAGTATTTAAACTTCtgatcttggggttggggatttagctcagtggtagagcgcttgcttaggaagcacaaggccctgggttcggtccccagctccgaaaaaagaacccaaaaaaaaaaccttctgatcttcctgcatcCACCCCCCAAATTCAGCCACCAAGtctggttttatgcagtgctaATGAACAAATCCAGAGGCTGTTCATGTTAGACACACACTCCATGCCCCAGACTTATCCCCTGCCCACCTTAAATGTCACTTAGCCAGTAATGGTGGGGATGGATATAAtctcaagcacttgggaggcggaggcaggaaaACAGTagacttcaaggccagcatgagctgAGGAGTACTAAGCCAGCCTCACTTACTCAGGAAACAGCCCCGGGTGGCACATACCTAATCCCTGGGAGGTGGCCCCAGGCTGGTCAGGAGTTCTAGGCATCCCTCAAACCCCTAGAAGGTGGTTGGTTGattggaaacaggaaacagagctcAGGGTCTTGCACCTGGGATCTAGCGCTGAGTTGCACCGCAGCCTGGAAAAGGTCAGCcactgtttctccctctctctcctcagcctcaATGGGCGGCGTGTGCCTCTCTCTGGCTCCAGGACTGTTAAGGGCAAACTGGACGGCAAGAAGCACCGATACCGGGTCGTTACCAGCGGCCCCCAGGCTGGGGAAGCCACCTTGCTCACATCTTCAATGGAGGCAGGTGGCAGGCTCGCCTGTGCCCCCGCCCCCAACGGAAGCTTAAGGATTATGGAGGGTCCTCAGGAATATCTTATCTCTCGGGTCCCCCTGCAGCCGATCCCCACAAGCCTGCCACCTCAGATCCCTGCTGGCCTGCGGCCTCGCTTCTCTGCCTTCGGAGGCAGCCCTCCTGTCACAGGGCCGGGTTCAGCCTCGGCTCTGAGGTCCCCCACTtcagggaagaggaaaaagaagagaaaggatgcaGAGGCCTCAGACACTCAGGAGGCCGTGAACAGGCACGAGGCCATGAAAGTGGAAACAGCCTGGGGTGACCTAGGAATGGAtgtgaagaagaagagaaagaggcatCACGTggatgaggaggcagaggctaagGGGCTGGAGCCCGTGGCTGAGCTGGCCGAGCTGCCAGTCCCCTCTGCCACCAGcagcaagaagaggaagaagtccAAGGGGGCAGAGACACTCCAGGCGGAAGAGGATCCGGGGCACATGGAACCCGTGGCTCAGACAGAGCCTCCTGAGGGGCCCTTCCTGTCTCCtaccaaaaagagaaagaggcagaaagaagctgaaggggtagAGGAAGTGGATGGCACCATGGCTGACTCTCAGCCACAGGTCACTGTGGAACCCCACGAGGAAACCATCCTACTGTCCCCcacaaagaagaggagaaaagaaaagagacagaatttGGTgatggaggcagagatgggccTCCCTGGAGTGCTCATGGAGACGGAGCTTTTAGAACCAGGGCTTCAGGCTGAAGTAGCTCCTGTGTCCcccaagaagacaaagaagaagaaaaaggggaagtGTGTGGATGAGGCACTGGCCGTGGCAGCAGAGGCGACAGAGGCTGCACTTCCAGCTGATTTTGAGCCCCACGGGGCTCCAGTACCCAgcaagaaaaaagagagaggacagaaagcaaCAGAGCCTGGGTCTGAGGTGACCGACCCAAGACAATCTGAGGAACCAGAGCCCAGGGCAGGTCAGGGATcccccaagaagaagaaaaagaaggatcaGGAAAGTAGGGTACAAAACACCATTCCCCACTGAGAGATGTCTCCCACGGGACAGGAGGAGCCATCACACCACcctgaggaaggggaaagggaggaactTGCAGGGCTAAGGTCAGACATCAGCGGTGTAGCCgctccctgctccctccccaaGCAAACATGCACAACCACAAGAGCCTGGGCATGGAAATGCTTTATTGTGTGACACGGGGCCTCGGTGGCAGGGGGTCATCGGGGCACTTTGAGGAAGGGTTCATGTAGTACTTCAAAAAGCCTGCGGGCCTGAAGGCAAGGGGAGAGGAGAACTTGTCATTAAAGATGCTGTTTGCCTGCTCTGTTTGGTGCGGGGTTCCGCCTCTTATTCTCCTGTCGAGGAGCTTTGGGTGTGTGGTTTCTACTTGAGGTTGGCCAGAGGTGGGTGTAAATGGACCTAAAACTAGTCCATCGGCTGGGCAGtgctgctgcacacctttaatcccagcgcttgggaggctgaggcaggaggatcaggagtgtAACCTCAGCtacattaataaaacaaaccaacaaaaggtCTTACTTTTGAGACATGGGGCCGAGCAGCCTGGGCTGCCTGGCTAGCTGCTTAGCCAGGGATGGCTTTGAACCCAGCCTTTGCTCTCCTACCTTACACGGCTGCTGGAAGCATGCTCACCACACTTAATTTAGCCAGTGCTGGGTCAGAGCcatggctttgtgcatgctaagcaagcattctaccaactcgGCCTGACAGGAAAAAATGTTATAGAGCCTTTTAAAACAAGCATGGTGGCTTACGCTTGCGATGTTAGCAGAAGTCAGCAGCATAGCTGAGTTCAGGTCCCGCCTGGTCTATAGTGAGATTtagaccctgtctaaaaccagTAGCCCCTTAATACAACCTAAGTCTAAAGTCCATTGATTTGGGGCTCATTCCTGTACCTCATCCTCTGTAGTGTCCCCCTAGAATTCTTACCTTCTGGGGACCCAGGCCTGGGCACAAGGCTAGATCCTCCCGTGATGCGGTGATGAGCTGTTCCAGGGACTGGAAGGTAGACTCGAGGTCAGGGCTGTGTGCTCTAAACCCTTACCTGTCCCAGCTGCAGGGGCCCAGGGTGGCCCTGGGGGAAGTGTGGGCCATGGGGAGGTCAGGAAGGGGTGCCCTGGGGGCTTCTTACTCCAAATGTAGTGAGGAGGGTCTGGCTGTCGGTCTTGTTCACAGATTTCACAGTGGTCAGACACTCAGTGGCCTGGAAAGGAAAGGATGTTTTCTAGGGAGCTGGGCATGGGGCAGCCTGTGAGTCCAGTGCTTAGAAAGCAGGTGCTAGAGGGCtcctgcaagtttgaggccagcctgatccccAGCCAGGCTCTGGCCTGCCAGGCCTGGGGAGTTACTgtcctcaaaacaacaaaaatggggcagaagagatggttcagcaattacaGATACACCCAGCccctccagaggacctaagttcactTCCCAGTGCTCAGGACACCCAGAAGGAAATGTAGAGTCCCTCTTTAGAGCTGAAAAGCATCAACCATTACATTTACAAAGTAACCTCCAGAAGTTGCTGTGTGGTAGGGGATGCTGCAGTCCTAGGAGGGTCAAGGTGGCACTCTGGGCTACTAG
Encoded proteins:
- the Cd3eap gene encoding DNA-directed RNA polymerase I subunit RPA34 encodes the protein MEGTSACGATRFSCPPHFTAMSPDSDPPRFSLEALTGPDTEVWLIRAPADFAPQCLNGRRVPLSGSRTVKGKLDGKKHRYRVVTSGPQAGEATLLTSSMEAGGRLACAPAPNGSLRIMEGPQEYLISRVPLQPIPTSLPPQIPAGLRPRFSAFGGSPPVTGPGSASALRSPTSGKRKKKRKDAEASDTQEAVNRHEAMKVETAWGDLGMDVKKKRKRHHVDEEAEAKGLEPVAELAELPVPSATSSKKRKKSKGAETLQAEEDPGHMEPVAQTEPPEGPFLSPTKKRKRQKEAEGVEEVDGTMADSQPQVTVEPHEETILLSPTKKRRKEKRQNLVMEAEMGLPGVLMETELLEPGLQAEVAPVSPKKTKKKKKGKCVDEALAVAAEATEAALPADFEPHGAPVPSKKKERGQKATEPGSEVTDPRQSEEPEPRAGQGSPKKKKKKDQESRVQNTIPH